A region from the Salicibibacter cibarius genome encodes:
- the dnaN gene encoding DNA polymerase III subunit beta, which translates to MHITIDTQTFITSVQHANKAVSSKTTIPILTGIKIQVHTDGITLIGSDSDVSIETFIPKSDEEQSYMTIHEEGEMVLQAKYFSEIVRKMPGETLTLKKDGNMSATISSANVIFHLNGFDPDNYPKLPQLEEDQVFTLPYHLLKDIIRQTVFAVSTQETRPVLTGVNFSINDQELTATATDSHRLAMRTVGVETDETLEINNVIIPGKSLIELSRILDDSEDMITIIVTNTQVLFKMKNLLFFSRLLDGKFPLTSNMIPSEGKTTVTLSTKALNQSLERAMLLSREAKNNVVHVKSIGSTEIEITSISSEVGKVKESIEADEINGEDLQIAFNGKNTLDALKTLDCERISLMFTGTMSPFVIRPLDHQQMIHLFSPVRTS; encoded by the coding sequence ATGCATATTACAATTGATACCCAAACGTTTATCACCAGTGTGCAACATGCAAACAAAGCAGTATCTTCAAAAACAACCATCCCCATCTTGACGGGAATTAAAATTCAAGTACACACAGATGGGATTACATTGATCGGCAGTGATTCTGATGTATCAATCGAAACATTTATCCCGAAGAGTGACGAAGAACAAAGTTATATGACTATTCATGAAGAAGGAGAGATGGTTTTACAAGCAAAATATTTCTCTGAAATTGTCCGAAAAATGCCCGGAGAAACGTTAACCTTAAAAAAAGATGGCAATATGTCGGCAACGATTTCATCGGCAAATGTTATTTTTCATCTGAACGGTTTTGATCCGGACAATTATCCAAAACTGCCGCAATTAGAGGAAGACCAAGTGTTCACACTCCCGTATCATTTATTAAAGGATATCATTCGCCAAACTGTTTTTGCCGTCTCAACACAAGAAACACGCCCTGTTCTTACCGGGGTGAATTTTTCAATCAACGACCAAGAACTCACTGCAACGGCAACCGATAGCCACCGCCTCGCGATGAGAACGGTCGGAGTTGAAACCGATGAAACCTTGGAAATTAATAATGTGATCATCCCAGGAAAAAGCCTAATCGAACTCAGCCGTATCCTGGACGATAGTGAAGATATGATCACCATCATTGTGACAAACACACAAGTACTCTTTAAAATGAAAAATTTACTGTTTTTTTCCAGATTGCTTGATGGAAAATTTCCCCTCACATCAAATATGATTCCATCGGAAGGGAAAACAACTGTCACATTGTCGACAAAAGCATTAAACCAATCGTTGGAACGGGCGATGCTTCTTTCAAGGGAAGCTAAAAATAATGTCGTTCACGTTAAAAGCATCGGATCGACTGAAATAGAAATTACATCAATCTCTTCGGAAGTAGGCAAAGTGAAAGAATCCATCGAAGCTGATGAAATCAACGGCGAAGATCTACAAATTGCTTTTAACGGAAAAAATACGTTGGACGCTTTAAAAACCCTTGATTGTGAAAGAATCTCCCTCATGTTTACCGGCACAATGAGTCCTTTTGTAATTCGTCCCCTCGATCATCAACAAATGATTCACTTATTTTCTCCGGTTCGCACATCTTAA
- the yaaA gene encoding S4 domain-containing protein YaaA gives MQDKIQITTPYITLGQLLKEAAVADTGGMVKIILAEYNVYVNDEHEERRGRKLYPGDRVKVEDTGTFIVEGA, from the coding sequence ATGCAAGATAAAATCCAAATAACAACCCCCTATATCACCTTGGGACAATTATTAAAAGAAGCGGCCGTCGCGGATACGGGGGGAATGGTGAAAATCATTTTAGCCGAATACAACGTCTATGTGAACGATGAACATGAGGAACGGCGCGGGCGAAAACTATACCCCGGGGATCGCGTCAAGGTTGAAGATACAGGAACTTTCATCGTTGAAGGAGCGTAA